From a single Phragmites australis chromosome 7, lpPhrAust1.1, whole genome shotgun sequence genomic region:
- the LOC133923410 gene encoding uncharacterized protein LOC133923410, producing the protein MAVNPLDLWNHWATQILVLLSLALQVVLLLLAGIRRGEASTVPKLLLWLAYQLADSTAIYTIGHLSISATADRHQLVAFWAPFLLLHLGGPDNITAYSLQDNELWLRHLLTLIVQVLGTAYVLYKHIAGNGSLVVLASILMFAVGVVKYGERTWALRRGNMDSIRGSLKKQPPAKHTHFHPQDQGLDREEFQLRRAHTLFHICKRAIVDSSVNIDSDGHDTSEKLGRPRARYMWLLMEMELSLMYDILYTKAAVIHTWFGYCIRLFSPLAVVASLLLFYFRRKDGHSIVDVLVTYVLLVGALLLETTSLLNALASTWTFAFLYATSWDWLRYTFLCNGRWDRLRRALVSLRLLIRTTTGRSSRRSARRWSGTMGQYNMLHFCSLCDKPGGPLLGRLAKMLGFKELWDRKHYSGKTQISKGIKKEVNKYIDRLHKLGVRRLNALGVLRKTWSQDAFELQEGLDHQDGFEGISYQDVSQFIGIEFQEGIIIWHIATEIFLACSAVKNEMEEVKAVRAMSNYMMFLLVERPYMLPGLPQNRLYQQTCKNLVEIRDQAELPTPHPRWGLFTMLKDLFRLRDGPNSDSRLILVQKFARILREKDPSFSFEAPRLYYATSIAKKLLNRDTSRSLQLLLKVWTDILVYAANRCSRDSHAKKLNDGGELITVLWLMIEHLHQVSLDAQGS; encoded by the coding sequence ATGGCTGTGAATCCGCTAGACCTCTGGAACCATTGGGCGACCCAGATTCTGGTGCTTTTGAGCCTCGCGCTTCAGGTtgtcctgctcctcctcgcggGGATCCGAAGGGGTGAAGCTTCCACCGTGCCGAAGCTCCTCCTCTGGCTTGCCTACCAACTGGCCGACTCGACCGCGATATATACCATCGGGCACCTGTCCATCAGCGCCACGGCAGACAGGCACCAACTCGTGGCATTCTGGGcacccttcctcctcctgcacCTCGGTGGCCCGGACAACATCACGGCGTATTCGCTCCAGGACAACGAGCTGTGGCTGCGCCACCTCCTGACTCTCATCGTGCAGGTCCTCGGAACTGCTTATGTGCTCTACAAGCACATCGCCGGCAATGGCTCCTTGGTTGTGCTGGCCTCCATCTTGATGTTCGCAGTCGGTGTTGTAAAGTATGGCGAGAGGACATGGGCGCTCAGGCGTGGCAACATGGATAGCATCCGGGGCTCTCTCAAGAAGCAACCACCCGCCAAACATACTCACTTTCACCCACAGGATCAGGGGTTGGACAGAGAAGAATTCCAGTTGCGGAGAGCTCACACGTTATTCCACATCTGCAAGCGTGCCATTGTTGATTCTTCGGTCAACATTGACTCAGATGGCCATGATACCTCCGAGAAGCTTGGGAGGCCACGGGCTAGGTATATGTGGTTGTTGATGGAGATGGAGCTCTCCCTCATGTATGACATCCTGTATACCAAAGCGGCAGTCATTCACACATGGTTTGGCTACTGCATCCGGCTCTTCTCACCGCTCGCCGTTGTCGCCTCGCTCCTGTTATTCTACTTCAGACGCAAAGATGGCCATAGCATAGTTGATGTTTTGGTCACATATGTCCTGCTGGTTGGTGCCTTGCTCCTAGAGACAACATCTCTGCTGAACGCACTGGCGTCGACCTGGACATTTGCTTTCTTGTATGCCACGAGCTGGGACTGGCTTCGATACACCTTCTTGTGCAATGGAAGGTGGGACCGGCTTCGTCGTGCACTTGTATCTCTTCGCTTGCTTATCAGGACAACCACTGGAAGAAGCAGTCGTAGATCAGCGAGAAGGTGGTCCGGCACAATGGGGCAATACAATATGTTGCACTTTTGCAGTCTTTGTGATAAACCGGGTGGACCTCTACTTGGAAGGCTCGCTAAGATGTTAGGATTCAAGGAGTTGTGGGACAGAAAGCACTATTCTGGGAAAACCCAGATTTCAAAGGGGATCAAGAAGGAGGTGAACAAATATATAGACCGATTGCACAAGTTGGGGGTCCGGAGATTGAATGCGCTAGGCGTACTTCGGAAGACGTGGAGTCAGGATGCATTCGAGCTTCAGGAAGGATTGGACCATCAGGATGGATTTGAGGGAATATCGTATCAAGATGTCAGTCAATTTATCGGAATTGAGTTCCAGGAGGGCATCATCATCTGGCATATCGCCACGGAGATTTTCCTCGCCTGCAGTGCGGTCAAAAATGAAATGGAAGAAGTGAAGGCAGTCAGGGCAATGTCCAACTACATGATGTTTCTCCTCGTGGAGCGCCCATACATGCTACCAGGCCTTCCTCAAAATAGGTTGTACCAGCAAACATGCAAGAACTTGGTCGAAATACGGGACCAGGCTGAGCTCCCAACTCCCCATCCCAGATGGGGCTTGTTTACTATGCTCAAGGATTTATTCCGCCTGCGTGATGGCCCCAATTCTGACTCAAGGCTGATACTGGTACAGAAGTTTGCCAGAATCCTACGCGAAAAGGATCCATCCTTCAGCTTCGAAGCTCCTCGTCTTTATTATGCAACTTCCATCGCCAAAAAGTTGCTCAATAGGGATACAAGCAGGTCGTTGCAGCTGCTCCTGAAGGTTTGGACAGATATTTTGGTCTACGCAGCCAACCGATGCAGCAGGGACTCCCATGCCAAGAAGCTCAACGATGGTGGTGAGTTGATCACCGTCCTGTGGCTTATGATAGAGCACCTTCACCAAGTTTCTCTCGATGCACAAGGGAGTTAA